A genomic region of Barnesiella viscericola DSM 18177 contains the following coding sequences:
- a CDS encoding VanZ family protein produces MRFFKIWPFVPTVLVFLVIAYLSLAEDPVHAEEIHLFEGADKVVHGCMYLGLVVVGCYDLYRLGFGFTPGRLVAWLLVAIAWGGLMELLQGAMTAGRSADWFDFLANSCGALLGLLLGAWCLPRLFRRYRGTRLFHVVDDFR; encoded by the coding sequence ATGCGTTTTTTCAAGATTTGGCCGTTCGTGCCTACGGTACTTGTATTCCTGGTCATTGCCTATCTTTCGCTGGCCGAGGACCCGGTGCATGCCGAGGAGATACACCTTTTCGAAGGGGCCGACAAGGTGGTGCATGGCTGTATGTATCTGGGGTTGGTTGTGGTAGGGTGTTACGACCTGTATCGCCTGGGCTTCGGGTTTACTCCGGGACGGTTGGTGGCGTGGCTGCTTGTGGCGATAGCGTGGGGCGGACTGATGGAGCTGTTGCAGGGTGCGATGACCGCAGGGCGCAGTGCCGACTGGTTCGATTTCCTGGCCAACAGTTGCGGGGCGCTGTTGGGGCTTCTGCTGGGCGCGTGGTGTTTGCCGCGGCTCTTTCGTCGGTACAGGGGGACGCGCCTATTCCATGTCGTCGATGATTTCCGCTAA
- a CDS encoding sodium-dependent transporter, whose translation MKMGEHVKFATKLGIIATTVGSAVGLGNIWRFPYEAGMNGGGAFLMVYILCVLVLGIPVMCAEFIIGRHSKSDTVDAFRKLRPGSRWHYIGYIGILASVLILGYYLVISGWTLEYLFRAITNDLAGKTAAEFRAEQNAFIQSDLRPLLWTYIFLFINYIVLSRGVQKGIEKMSNILMPLLFVILLVFCVRSLTLPGSSEGLSFFLHPDFSKITPQVIIRAMGQAFFSLSLGMGILITYSSYFTAKTHLIKTATTVAILDTSVAILSGIIIFPAVFSCGLDPVAGPDLVFVTLPNVFNQMPVSALWSTLFFLLLTVAALTSTVSLFEVSIAFLINYLNMSRKKATRIMMLVIAVLSTVSSLSIGSWSDIRIFGKTLFDACDYFSAIILLPVGGLLISIFIGWFLKKNISREELTNRNKLHEPLFSAIFFCIKYIAPIIIILIFLSGFGII comes from the coding sequence ATAAAAATGGGAGAACATGTAAAATTTGCAACCAAACTGGGCATTATCGCCACCACAGTGGGTTCGGCGGTAGGTTTGGGAAATATCTGGCGATTCCCCTACGAAGCCGGCATGAACGGCGGTGGTGCCTTTCTGATGGTCTATATCCTGTGCGTACTGGTGCTGGGCATACCGGTCATGTGTGCCGAGTTCATCATTGGCCGCCACTCCAAGAGCGATACGGTCGATGCCTTCCGCAAACTGCGTCCCGGCAGCCGCTGGCACTACATAGGCTACATCGGCATATTGGCCTCGGTACTTATCCTGGGCTACTATCTGGTCATCTCGGGCTGGACCCTCGAATACCTCTTCCGGGCCATCACCAACGACCTGGCGGGAAAAACCGCTGCCGAGTTCAGGGCCGAGCAGAATGCCTTTATCCAAAGTGATTTACGCCCGTTATTGTGGACTTACATCTTCCTGTTTATCAACTATATTGTTCTTTCACGAGGCGTACAGAAGGGTATCGAGAAGATGTCGAACATACTCATGCCGCTACTGTTCGTCATACTGCTTGTCTTCTGTGTGCGTTCGCTCACACTGCCGGGTTCGAGCGAAGGGCTCTCCTTCTTCCTGCACCCCGACTTCTCCAAGATTACGCCGCAAGTCATCATACGGGCCATGGGGCAAGCCTTCTTCTCGCTAAGCCTGGGCATGGGTATCCTCATCACCTACTCCTCCTACTTCACGGCCAAGACCCACCTGATCAAGACGGCCACCACGGTGGCCATACTCGACACCTCGGTAGCCATACTCTCCGGCATCATCATCTTCCCGGCCGTATTCTCCTGCGGGCTCGACCCCGTAGCGGGGCCCGACCTGGTGTTCGTCACGCTACCCAACGTCTTCAACCAGATGCCCGTATCGGCCCTGTGGTCGACGCTCTTCTTCCTGTTGCTCACGGTAGCGGCGCTCACCTCGACGGTATCGCTCTTCGAGGTCTCCATCGCCTTCCTCATCAACTACCTGAACATGAGCCGCAAGAAGGCCACCCGCATCATGATGCTCGTCATCGCCGTGCTTAGCACCGTCAGCTCGCTGTCGATAGGTTCGTGGAGCGACATTCGCATCTTCGGGAAGACGCTCTTCGACGCCTGCGACTACTTCTCGGCCATCATCTTGCTGCCCGTGGGCGGACTGCTCATCAGTATCTTCATCGGCTGGTTCTTGAAGAAGAACATCTCGCGCGAGGAGCTCACCAACCGCAACAAGCTGCACGAGCCGCTGTTCAGCGCCATCTTCTTCTGCATCAAGTACATTGCCCCAATTATCATCATACTCATCTTCCTGTCGGGATTCGGCATCATCTGA
- the folP gene encoding dihydropteroate synthase, whose translation MMLRNVQRKPLSLNLGGELLSLSRPLVMGILNVTPDSFYAGSRTPEREQIAARVHQMVDEGADIIDIGAYSSRQQATDITPDEEMHRLATGLEIIRRLYPQAHVSVDTFRADVAARCVREYGVQIINDISGGELDPHMFETVAELKTAYILMHMKGSPQTMMQQTHYDHLIAEMLYYFAERIARLESLGVNDIIIDPGFGFSKTLDDNYRLMNRLDEFARIGLPLLVGISRKSMIYKLLGSTPDESLNGTTVLNTLALLGGAHILRVHDVKAAVETVNLVSKTLQSTD comes from the coding sequence ATGATGCTTCGGAACGTACAGAGAAAACCGCTATCGTTGAACCTCGGGGGCGAACTCCTTTCGCTGTCGAGGCCCTTGGTTATGGGTATTCTCAACGTAACCCCCGACTCGTTCTATGCCGGCAGCCGCACCCCCGAGCGGGAGCAGATTGCCGCCCGGGTGCACCAGATGGTCGACGAAGGGGCCGACATCATCGACATCGGCGCCTACTCGTCGCGCCAACAGGCTACCGACATTACCCCCGACGAGGAGATGCACCGCCTTGCCACGGGGCTCGAAATCATTCGCCGGCTCTACCCGCAGGCCCATGTATCGGTCGATACCTTCCGGGCCGATGTGGCCGCCCGCTGCGTGCGGGAATACGGGGTGCAGATCATCAACGACATCTCGGGCGGCGAACTCGACCCGCACATGTTCGAGACCGTGGCCGAACTGAAAACGGCCTATATTCTCATGCACATGAAGGGCTCGCCACAGACGATGATGCAGCAAACGCACTACGACCACCTTATCGCCGAGATGCTCTACTACTTTGCCGAGCGCATCGCCCGGCTCGAAAGCCTCGGGGTGAACGACATCATCATCGACCCGGGCTTCGGTTTCAGCAAAACCCTCGACGACAACTACCGGCTCATGAACCGGCTCGACGAATTTGCCCGCATCGGCCTGCCTCTGCTGGTAGGCATATCGCGCAAATCGATGATATACAAACTGCTGGGCTCGACACCCGACGAGAGTCTCAACGGCACCACGGTGCTCAACACGCTGGCTCTGCTGGGAGGGGCTCACATCTTGCGGGTGCACGACGTCAAAGCGGCCGTCGAGACGGTCAACTTAGTTTCCAAAACCTTACAATCGACAGACTGA
- the cdaA gene encoding diadenylate cyclase CdaA, with protein sequence MFSFGIKDIIDILIVALLLYTLYKMMKESGTISIFTGVLAFVGVWIVVKQILDMRLIGSIMDKFMSVGLLILVILFQDEIKRFLVQLGSHKRWRFFFNFFLKHKEQGEKPYIIPVVYACMNMAKTKTGALIVIEQGVSLDNYKNTGDTINANVNARLIENIFFKNSPLHDGALIIANDRIAAAACILPVSHNNKIPKSMGLRHRSALGITEVTDALAIVVSEETGNISLAHNGKITTKISGKDLERMLVQEAID encoded by the coding sequence ATGTTTTCATTCGGCATAAAAGACATTATCGACATACTCATCGTGGCCTTGCTGCTCTACACCCTCTACAAGATGATGAAGGAGTCGGGCACGATAAGCATCTTTACCGGGGTGCTGGCCTTCGTGGGGGTGTGGATCGTGGTCAAACAGATACTCGACATGCGGCTCATCGGCTCCATCATGGACAAGTTCATGAGCGTGGGTCTGCTCATTCTCGTCATTCTGTTTCAGGACGAAATCAAACGGTTTCTCGTGCAACTGGGCTCCCACAAGCGATGGCGGTTCTTCTTCAACTTCTTCCTCAAACACAAGGAGCAGGGCGAAAAGCCCTACATCATACCGGTCGTCTATGCCTGCATGAACATGGCCAAGACCAAGACGGGCGCCCTCATCGTCATCGAACAGGGGGTATCGCTCGACAACTACAAGAACACCGGCGACACCATCAATGCCAACGTGAACGCGCGGCTCATCGAGAACATCTTCTTCAAGAACAGCCCGCTGCACGACGGCGCCCTCATCATTGCCAACGACCGCATTGCCGCCGCGGCCTGCATCTTGCCGGTATCGCACAACAACAAGATTCCCAAATCGATGGGACTGCGTCACCGCTCGGCCCTGGGCATCACCGAGGTGACCGATGCGCTGGCCATCGTCGTGTCGGAAGAGACGGGCAACATCTCGCTCGCCCACAACGGCAAAATCACCACTAAAATATCGGGTAAGGACCTGGAACGCATGCTGGTACAGGAGGCTATCGACTAG
- a CDS encoding DNA-methyltransferase, translating into MEKKRAKNNRTITITPDEVAALSQLITPAEAVTDGFDFDNRIIRGDLLAVLDRIPDRLADLIIVDPPYNLSKDFHGMNFQARSQEAYLDYLRSWFHRVCEKLKPTGSLYLCGDWRCTAALQTVMAEELTVLNRITWQREKGKGARQNWKNGMEDIWYGVKDKRHYYFNVEAVKQKRRVLAPYRQNGKPKDWEESDRGNFRLTCPSNFWDDISIPFWSMPENTDHPTQKPEKLYAKLILASSREGDLVFDPFLGSGTAAVVAKKLNRRYLGVELNEEYCLWAAKRLSLAERDPSIQGYADGVFWERNTLAEQKAHTGSSTACD; encoded by the coding sequence ATGGAGAAGAAACGTGCCAAGAACAACCGCACCATAACGATTACCCCCGACGAGGTGGCGGCGTTGAGCCAATTGATTACGCCGGCCGAGGCGGTAACCGACGGTTTCGATTTCGACAACCGGATTATCCGGGGCGACCTCCTGGCGGTGCTCGACCGTATCCCCGACCGCTTGGCCGACCTTATTATCGTCGATCCTCCCTACAACCTGTCGAAGGATTTCCACGGCATGAACTTTCAAGCCCGTTCGCAAGAGGCCTATCTGGACTACCTGCGCAGCTGGTTCCACCGGGTGTGCGAGAAGCTGAAACCCACCGGGTCGCTCTACCTGTGCGGCGACTGGCGATGTACTGCCGCCTTGCAGACGGTGATGGCCGAGGAGCTCACGGTGCTCAACCGCATCACCTGGCAGCGCGAGAAGGGCAAGGGGGCCCGGCAGAACTGGAAGAACGGCATGGAGGACATCTGGTATGGGGTGAAGGACAAGCGTCACTACTATTTCAATGTCGAGGCGGTAAAGCAGAAGCGGCGGGTGCTGGCGCCTTACCGGCAGAATGGAAAACCCAAGGATTGGGAGGAGAGCGACCGGGGAAATTTCCGCCTCACCTGTCCCTCGAACTTTTGGGACGATATCAGCATTCCCTTCTGGTCGATGCCCGAGAATACCGACCACCCTACACAGAAGCCCGAGAAGCTCTATGCCAAGTTGATTCTGGCCTCGTCGCGCGAGGGCGACCTCGTCTTCGATCCCTTCCTGGGGAGCGGTACCGCGGCCGTGGTGGCCAAGAAACTGAACCGCCGCTATCTGGGGGTGGAGCTGAATGAGGAGTATTGCCTGTGGGCGGCCAAGCGGCTGAGCCTGGCCGAGCGTGACCCGTCGATTCAAGGTTATGCCGACGGGGTATTCTGGGAGCGCAATACGCTGGCCGAGCAGAAGGCCCACACGGGGTCGTCGACCGCCTGCGATTGA